Proteins encoded together in one Solirubrobacterales bacterium window:
- a CDS encoding FAD-binding oxidoreductase: MAKATRSEIHVDETALGALRASFKGDVVVPGEPSYDAQRRVWNGSIDRRPAAIARCRDATDVSAALRFARQTDLTTAVRSGGHSFPGHSVCDDGIVVDLGLLKGIEIDPEARTARVEAGVSLGELDTATQEHGLAVPAGIVTHTGVAGLTLGGGIGWIMRKHGLSIDQLLSVDVVTAEGELVKASEDENADLFWGVRGGGGNFGVVTEFRFRLNALGPAVLAGPIMWRMRDAPEVLRFYRDWISAAPDELMTIVILRKAPPLDFVPAELHGELVINVVCCYAGAVDEGEEVLRPMKTFGSPVLDLCVPKPFLEHQAMFDAAFPHYRWYYNRACDVAELTDEVIDITVEHSQRIRSPLTAFPVWQLGGAVSRVARDETAYDTRGAGHAFNITACTETEDGFDSEREWVRDLWSALEPFHTSVYVNFLGEEGEERVRQAYGAPKYDRLKALKRKYDPDNLFRLNQNIPPD; encoded by the coding sequence GTGGCGAAGGCGACCCGCTCCGAGATCCACGTCGATGAGACCGCCCTGGGAGCGCTGAGAGCCTCGTTCAAGGGGGACGTGGTCGTCCCCGGCGAGCCGAGCTACGACGCGCAACGCCGGGTGTGGAACGGGTCCATCGATCGGCGGCCGGCGGCGATCGCGCGCTGCCGCGACGCCACGGACGTCTCGGCGGCCCTGCGATTTGCCCGGCAGACGGATCTGACGACAGCCGTTCGCAGCGGGGGTCACAGCTTCCCGGGGCACTCGGTCTGCGACGACGGGATCGTCGTCGACCTGGGCCTCTTGAAGGGGATCGAGATCGACCCGGAGGCCCGGACCGCGAGGGTCGAGGCTGGTGTGTCGTTGGGCGAGCTGGACACCGCAACCCAGGAGCACGGACTCGCCGTTCCAGCGGGGATCGTGACGCACACCGGGGTAGCGGGGCTGACGCTGGGCGGCGGGATCGGGTGGATCATGCGAAAGCATGGGCTGAGCATCGACCAGCTCCTGTCCGTGGACGTGGTCACGGCCGAGGGCGAGCTCGTAAAGGCAAGCGAGGACGAGAACGCCGACCTCTTCTGGGGGGTGCGAGGTGGCGGCGGCAACTTCGGTGTCGTGACCGAGTTCCGGTTCAGGCTCAATGCGCTCGGCCCGGCGGTGCTCGCGGGCCCGATCATGTGGCGGATGAGGGATGCCCCTGAGGTTCTGCGGTTCTATCGCGACTGGATCTCCGCGGCGCCCGACGAGTTGATGACCATCGTCATCCTGCGCAAGGCGCCGCCACTCGATTTCGTGCCCGCGGAGCTGCACGGCGAGCTCGTGATCAACGTCGTCTGCTGCTACGCGGGAGCCGTGGATGAGGGGGAGGAGGTGCTGAGGCCGATGAAGACGTTCGGATCGCCCGTGCTCGACCTCTGTGTCCCCAAGCCCTTCCTCGAGCACCAAGCGATGTTCGACGCCGCTTTCCCGCACTACCGCTGGTACTACAACCGGGCGTGCGACGTCGCCGAGCTCACCGACGAGGTGATCGACATCACCGTCGAGCACTCGCAGCGCATCCGCTCGCCGCTTACCGCCTTCCCGGTTTGGCAGCTCGGCGGAGCGGTATCCCGGGTGGCTCGCGACGAGACCGCCTACGACACACGAGGCGCGGGGCATGCCTTCAACATCACCGCCTGCACCGAGACGGAAGATGGCTTCGACTCCGAGCGCGAGTGGGTTCGGGATCTGTGGTCGGCGCTCGAGCCCTTCCACACGAGCGTCTACGTGAACTTCCTCGGGGAGGAGGGGGAGGAGCGGGTCCGGCAAGCCTATGGCGCGCCGAAGTACGACCGCCTCAAGGCGCTGAAGCGAAAGTACGACCCCGACAACCTCTTCCGCCTGAACCAGAACATCCCGCCGGACTGA
- a CDS encoding KUP/HAK/KT family potassium transporter, with product MDTDPKRALGRTALVVGALGVVFGDIGTSPIYTIQTAFDPGDPHPVQASLQSVYGVVSLIFWAVTIIVTVKYVGLVMRADNDGEGGIMALISQIRQIGTEVPGRTKFILAGLGVFGAALFFGDSMITPAISVLSAVEGTESISSSMDRLVVPITVVIIVALFAIQRRGTGSVARMFGPIMLVWFTTIAVLGIRGISMHPEVLKALSPSYAFDFLFHSGSTGFFSLASVVLAITGVEALYADLGHFGRPAISRAWLMLVFPACILSYLGQGALILDDPDTISAPFFQLMPHGGLVPLVILATAATVIASQAVISGAFSLAHQAAQLGYLPRLRVIHTSEREYGQVYVPIINWILMVAVLALVLAFQSSAKLAFAFGMAVTGTIAITTVLFFVIVRRRWHRPLWLAVLGAALFLTVELAFLGANVTKFLHGAWVPIIIGLLLFTVMTTWFRGRELVTTERFLVEGPLQDFVETLRGMDPPVVRGPGTGVFMNRGKETAPLSMRACVEHLHSLQEHAIILSLENLPTPRVSPANRLEIDELGYKDDGITFVRAKHGYAEHYDVPALVRQIADAGVESPVDARDTSFYLSRVELKPGDGTGMRRWRKHLFLLTALISAEPADYFQLPRDRTITLGSEIEF from the coding sequence ATGGACACCGACCCAAAGCGCGCCCTGGGCAGGACGGCGCTGGTGGTCGGCGCGCTCGGGGTGGTCTTCGGCGACATCGGGACCAGCCCGATCTACACGATCCAGACCGCGTTCGACCCCGGTGATCCCCATCCGGTCCAGGCGTCGCTCCAGAGCGTGTACGGCGTCGTGTCGCTGATCTTCTGGGCGGTGACGATCATCGTCACTGTGAAGTACGTCGGCCTGGTGATGAGGGCCGACAACGACGGCGAGGGCGGGATCATGGCGCTGATCTCGCAGATCCGTCAGATCGGCACCGAGGTCCCGGGGCGCACCAAGTTCATTCTCGCGGGCCTCGGTGTGTTCGGAGCGGCCCTGTTCTTCGGCGACAGCATGATCACCCCAGCGATCTCGGTGCTGTCGGCAGTGGAGGGAACGGAGTCGATCTCGTCGTCGATGGACCGCCTCGTCGTGCCGATCACCGTCGTGATCATCGTGGCCCTCTTCGCCATCCAGCGCCGCGGCACCGGATCGGTCGCCCGCATGTTCGGGCCGATCATGCTGGTCTGGTTCACGACGATCGCGGTACTCGGAATTCGCGGGATCTCGATGCACCCCGAGGTCCTCAAGGCCCTCTCGCCGAGCTACGCGTTCGACTTCCTGTTTCACAGCGGGTCGACCGGGTTCTTCTCGCTCGCTTCGGTGGTGCTCGCGATCACCGGCGTCGAGGCGCTCTACGCCGACCTGGGCCACTTCGGCCGACCGGCCATCAGCCGGGCGTGGCTCATGCTCGTCTTTCCGGCGTGCATCCTCAGCTACCTGGGCCAAGGGGCGCTGATCCTGGACGACCCGGACACGATCAGCGCCCCTTTCTTCCAGCTCATGCCCCACGGGGGGCTGGTTCCGCTGGTGATCCTCGCGACCGCGGCGACGGTGATCGCCTCGCAGGCAGTGATCTCCGGCGCCTTCTCGCTGGCCCACCAGGCTGCGCAGCTGGGCTACCTGCCCCGCCTGCGCGTGATCCACACATCCGAGCGCGAGTACGGCCAGGTCTACGTGCCGATCATCAACTGGATCCTGATGGTGGCCGTGCTGGCGTTGGTGCTCGCCTTTCAGAGCTCCGCCAAGCTCGCGTTCGCCTTCGGGATGGCGGTGACGGGCACGATCGCGATCACCACTGTCCTCTTCTTCGTAATCGTTCGCCGTCGCTGGCACCGACCGCTGTGGCTCGCCGTTCTCGGGGCGGCTCTGTTCCTCACCGTGGAGCTCGCATTCCTCGGGGCGAATGTCACCAAGTTCCTGCACGGAGCCTGGGTCCCGATCATCATCGGTCTGCTCCTCTTCACGGTGATGACCACCTGGTTCCGTGGGCGCGAGCTGGTCACGACGGAGCGCTTCCTGGTGGAGGGCCCGCTGCAGGACTTCGTAGAGACCCTCCGGGGAATGGACCCGCCGGTTGTCAGGGGACCCGGCACCGGCGTGTTCATGAACCGGGGGAAGGAGACAGCGCCGCTGTCGATGCGCGCCTGCGTGGAGCACCTCCACTCCCTCCAGGAGCACGCGATCATCCTCTCGCTGGAGAACCTGCCAACCCCACGCGTCAGCCCCGCGAACCGGCTCGAGATCGACGAGCTCGGATACAAGGACGACGGCATTACCTTCGTCCGGGCGAAGCACGGGTACGCGGAGCACTACGACGTCCCCGCTTTAGTGCGGCAGATCGCGGACGCGGGCGTGGAGAGCCCGGTCGATGCCCGGGACACTTCGTTCTATCTCTCCCGGGTGGAGCTGAAGCCCGGCGATGGAACCGGGATGAGACGCTGGCGGAAGCACCTCTTCCTGCTGACGGCGTTGATCTCGGCCGAGCCCGCCGACTACTTCCAACTGCCTCGCGACCGGACGATCACGCTGGGTTCGGAGATCGAGTTCTGA
- a CDS encoding response regulator transcription factor, translated as MSDPRTSVVIVDDHALFRAGVRSELEDLVHVRADAATVEEAVAAILGEKPDVVLLDVHMPGGGGVEVIRKVAEERPVQRFLGLSVSDAAEDVIALIRAGARGYVTKSISGAELAEAIERVHAGDAVFSPRLAGFVLDAFQGEIPEADVDPELDQLTMREREVLRLIARGYLYKEIGRELNISPKTVEAHVSAVLRKLQLSNRHELGRWAVERRLVD; from the coding sequence ATGAGTGACCCGCGAACCAGCGTCGTCATCGTCGACGACCACGCCCTCTTTCGTGCCGGCGTGCGCTCCGAGCTCGAGGACCTGGTCCACGTGCGCGCCGACGCCGCCACGGTCGAAGAGGCCGTCGCGGCGATCTTGGGCGAAAAGCCCGACGTTGTCCTGCTGGACGTCCACATGCCGGGGGGCGGGGGAGTGGAGGTGATCCGCAAGGTTGCGGAGGAACGTCCAGTCCAGCGCTTCCTTGGCCTTTCGGTCTCCGACGCCGCCGAGGACGTGATCGCGCTGATCCGCGCAGGCGCCCGCGGCTACGTGACGAAGTCGATCTCGGGCGCGGAGCTGGCGGAGGCGATCGAGCGGGTTCACGCGGGCGACGCGGTCTTCTCGCCGCGCCTCGCGGGCTTCGTGCTCGACGCCTTCCAGGGCGAGATCCCGGAGGCCGATGTCGACCCCGAGCTCGACCAGCTCACGATGCGCGAGCGCGAGGTGCTGCGGCTCATCGCCCGCGGCTATCTCTATAAGGAGATCGGGCGGGAGCTGAACATCTCGCCGAAGACGGTCGAGGCTCACGTGAGCGCCGTGCTCAGGAAGCTGCAGCTCTCGAACCGCCACGAGCTTGGACGCTGGGCGGTGGAGCGGCGCCTGGTCGACTGA
- a CDS encoding nuclear transport factor 2 family protein: protein MSRENVEILRRALPESAPANVAALFEILDESVEWDYVGTFPEGLTTYHGPAEVREFLGQWADAFDDFGFEAEETIDAGDAVLIRLHQWGRGKDTGAQVESRTWQLFTFRDGKIVHCRGYATKAEALEAAGLSE from the coding sequence ATGTCGCGAGAAAACGTGGAGATACTCAGGCGTGCCTTGCCCGAATCCGCACCCGCGAACGTCGCCGCGCTGTTCGAGATCCTCGATGAGAGTGTGGAGTGGGACTACGTGGGAACCTTTCCAGAGGGCCTCACCACCTATCACGGTCCTGCGGAAGTACGGGAGTTCCTGGGCCAGTGGGCCGACGCATTCGATGACTTTGGCTTTGAGGCGGAGGAGACGATCGATGCAGGAGATGCCGTCCTGATCCGCCTGCATCAATGGGGACGCGGCAAGGACACCGGTGCCCAGGTTGAAAGTCGGACCTGGCAGCTATTCACCTTCCGGGACGGCAAGATCGTCCACTGCCGTGGGTATGCGACTAAGGCGGAAGCCCTCGAGGCCGCCGGGCTTTCGGAGTGA
- a CDS encoding PspC domain-containing protein, with translation MNDDTPTIENPEPPDREEPTAPTEVQQPEAGPQRLRRSTSDRVIAGVAGGLGRYFGVDPVMFRIGFVISVFFGGLGAIAYGLLWLFVPTDGEPDRGERVGGRLRRVGFWRGVGLAFLALLGLGVLLSLAGIAAFGVAVGWGIPVAAAVVVLGIVLVAMSFRGGARWLIPPAVALAVGGGVAAATDLDFRGGIGDREYHPLSVTAIPADGYELGIGRLVVDLRDLNWKKDRVVHLDTRLGAGESTLFVPAKVCVVGSTHVGAGESEVVGQLNQGFSTDYSPGSAETDAAPRLVLDADVQAGQLRVINSNTASVDRPGYGPGPFHEDTAPLRAAEARACATR, from the coding sequence ATGAACGACGACACTCCAACCATCGAAAACCCCGAGCCACCCGACCGCGAGGAACCCACCGCTCCGACCGAGGTCCAGCAGCCGGAGGCTGGGCCGCAGCGGCTCAGGCGCTCGACGAGCGACCGCGTGATCGCCGGCGTGGCCGGCGGCCTCGGCCGCTACTTCGGCGTCGACCCGGTGATGTTCCGGATCGGCTTCGTGATCTCCGTGTTCTTCGGAGGTCTCGGCGCGATCGCCTATGGACTGCTCTGGCTCTTCGTCCCCACGGACGGAGAGCCGGACCGGGGCGAGCGCGTGGGCGGGCGCCTGCGGCGCGTCGGATTCTGGCGCGGCGTTGGACTCGCCTTCCTGGCATTGCTCGGTCTCGGCGTGCTGCTCTCGCTGGCGGGCATCGCCGCCTTCGGCGTCGCGGTCGGCTGGGGGATCCCGGTTGCGGCGGCGGTCGTCGTGCTGGGGATCGTGCTGGTGGCGATGTCGTTCCGTGGCGGCGCCCGCTGGCTGATCCCGCCGGCCGTGGCGCTCGCGGTCGGAGGGGGCGTCGCGGCGGCCACCGACCTGGATTTCCGGGGCGGGATCGGCGACCGCGAGTACCACCCGCTGTCGGTCACGGCGATCCCGGCCGATGGCTACGAGCTCGGCATCGGGCGGTTGGTGGTCGACCTGCGCGACCTGAACTGGAAGAAGGACAGGGTGGTCCATCTGGACACTCGGCTCGGTGCCGGGGAGTCGACCTTGTTCGTACCGGCAAAGGTCTGCGTCGTCGGCTCGACCCACGTCGGCGCTGGCGAGAGCGAGGTGGTCGGACAGCTCAACCAGGGGTTCAGCACCGACTACTCGCCGGGCTCGGCTGAGACAGACGCCGCGCCGAGGCTCGTTCTCGACGCGGATGTCCAGGCCGGGCAGCTCCGCGTGATCAACAGCAACACCGCGAGCGTGGACCGCCCCGGCTACGGGCCGGGCCCGTTCCACGAGGACACTGCGCCGCTGCGGGCGGCGGAGGCCAGGGCGTGCGCGACCCGCTGA
- a CDS encoding ATP-binding protein, with the protein MRDPLKPDRISFASGAAVAALGGLVLLDSAEVLDVSLWVMAVILAAFGVTLLWGGRSRAPAPPAPAPRRPPATVEGPSDARRSRFADLYRGVFGVLLVMGAALLFLSSNNVLSGVRDAALTTVVVIVAIGLILAPFLWRLGRSLAAERAERIRSQERSELAAHLHDSVLQTLTLMQKRAGDPREVAALARRQERELRDWLAADGRRAGADSFAAALRSAAEAVEDDHRVAIEVVAVGDCELDAPTDAVLGAAREALTNAAKHAAEPGPIQVYAEVEPDSIEVFVRDRGPGFDLAAVPVDRRGVRESIVGRMERAGGRAEVRAIPGGGTEVALRIARTATTREDGPR; encoded by the coding sequence GTGCGCGACCCGCTGAAGCCGGATCGCATCTCGTTTGCGTCGGGGGCGGCGGTCGCCGCCCTCGGCGGGCTCGTCCTCCTCGACTCGGCGGAGGTGCTCGACGTCTCGCTGTGGGTGATGGCCGTGATCCTGGCCGCGTTCGGCGTCACCCTCCTCTGGGGTGGCCGCTCGCGTGCCCCGGCGCCCCCAGCCCCGGCGCCGCGGCGCCCCCCCGCCACCGTCGAGGGGCCGTCCGATGCCCGGCGCTCGCGCTTCGCGGACCTCTATCGCGGGGTCTTCGGTGTGCTCCTCGTGATGGGTGCTGCGCTGCTCTTCCTGTCCTCCAACAACGTGCTGAGCGGCGTCCGAGACGCGGCGCTCACCACGGTGGTCGTGATCGTGGCGATCGGGCTGATCCTGGCGCCGTTCCTCTGGCGGCTCGGGCGGAGCCTCGCCGCCGAGCGCGCCGAGCGGATCCGCTCCCAGGAGCGCTCCGAGCTCGCCGCCCACCTCCACGATTCGGTGCTCCAGACGCTGACCCTGATGCAGAAACGCGCCGGCGATCCGCGCGAGGTCGCGGCGCTGGCGCGGCGGCAGGAGCGCGAGCTTCGCGACTGGCTGGCGGCCGACGGACGGCGTGCCGGGGCCGATAGCTTCGCAGCGGCGCTCCGCTCTGCCGCCGAGGCGGTGGAGGACGACCACCGTGTGGCGATCGAGGTCGTCGCGGTCGGCGACTGCGAGCTCGACGCCCCGACCGACGCGGTGCTCGGCGCCGCCCGCGAGGCGCTCACAAACGCCGCGAAGCACGCCGCCGAGCCCGGCCCGATCCAGGTCTATGCGGAGGTGGAGCCGGACTCGATCGAGGTTTTTGTCCGCGACCGCGGGCCGGGCTTTGACCTCGCCGCCGTGCCCGTCGACCGCCGCGGCGTCCGCGAGTCGATCGTGGGCAGGATGGAGCGTGCCGGCGGGCGGGCGGAGGTACGTGCGATTCCCGGCGGCGGGACCGAGGTTGCGCTGCGAATAGCTCGGACCGCGACGACGCGAGAGGATGGCCCCCGATGA